From a region of the Latilactobacillus sakei genome:
- the mfd gene encoding transcription-repair coupling factor, with the protein MDLISMLGDTQQVQSVLENQKPGVRQLLTGLSGSAKTLFLATIYKQQRQPLLIIESNMFQANQVAEDLANQLNGDQIYTFPVEEVMAAEMAVSSPESRAERVRTLSFLATGKKGIVVTSVAGMRRLLPTVRQWRDSQTQIKMGGEVDPKILGAQLAEMGYHRDKLVGKPGEFAMRGDIIDIFPLDTENPVRIELFDTEVDAIRSFEADTQRSIENLESVDLMPATDLLANTAQLEMAGEALQVDYQQAAAKLTVKDDQKALAVNFETPISRLLAGERFENLALFVDYLYPDHTSLIDYFKNSGLVIFDDYPRIQETQRVLAEEAANWQTEMLGSRRLLPAQKLLVDVHSLMKQDQHAHLYLSLFQKGMGQLKLDTLGNMPTRNVQQFFSQMPLLKTEMSRWQKQQQTVVVLVSDAKRVKKIDQTFHDFEIEATVTTKTKLVAGQIQIVQGSLQNGFELPDLKLVVLTEKELFNTAPKKKVRRQTLANAERLKSYSELKPGDYVVHVNHGIGEYVGMETLEVDGVHQDYITILYRDNGKLFIPVTQLDMVQKYVSAESKTPKINKLGGAEWQKTKSKVSAKIEDIADDLIELYAQREAEKGYAFPKDDQLQADFENQFAYPETDDQLRSTAEIKHDMEKVRPMDRLLVGDVGFGKTEVALRAAFKAVAAGKQVAFLVPTTILAQQHYENMLARFADFPVEIGLLSRFKTRKEVTATLKGLEKGQVDIVIGTHRLLSKDVVFKDLGLLIVDEEQRFGVKHKERLKQLKAQVDVLTLTATPIPRTLHMSMLGVRDLSVIETPPTNRYPIQTYVMEQNFGAMREAIERELERNGQVFYLHNRVSDIEQTVDEIQALVPEATVGYAHGQMTEAQLEGVIYDFVQGKYDVLVTTTIIETGVDMPNVNTMIVEDADHYGLSQLYQLRGRIGRSSRVAYGYFMYKPDKVLTEVSEKRLQAIKDFTELGSGFKIAMRDLSIRGAGNLLGKQQHGFIDSVGFDLYSQMLSEAVAKKQGKKVAAKTNAEIDLKLEAYLPDDYINDQRQKIEIYKRIRQMDTEAAFTEIQSDLIDRFGDYPVQVAHLLTIGQLKMNADDALIETIKQVKDKLQVVLSPKGSRLVSGEQIFEALSATRLKATVGFEQEKLSVTLIIQPKMKTGDWLRELAIFVETLVEIEKQQLAK; encoded by the coding sequence ATGGATTTAATTTCAATGCTGGGTGATACCCAGCAAGTGCAATCCGTATTAGAAAATCAAAAGCCAGGCGTCAGACAATTGCTGACTGGGCTTTCAGGCTCAGCCAAGACGCTTTTTTTGGCGACGATTTATAAACAACAGCGCCAACCATTATTGATCATTGAAAGTAATATGTTTCAAGCTAATCAGGTGGCTGAGGATTTAGCTAACCAGTTAAATGGGGACCAAATTTATACCTTTCCGGTTGAAGAAGTGATGGCAGCTGAAATGGCGGTTAGTTCGCCAGAATCAAGAGCTGAACGTGTCCGAACGTTGAGCTTTTTGGCAACCGGTAAAAAAGGGATTGTTGTGACGTCAGTTGCAGGGATGCGACGGTTATTGCCAACCGTACGACAATGGCGCGATAGTCAGACCCAAATCAAAATGGGTGGCGAAGTTGATCCGAAAATCTTGGGCGCTCAATTGGCCGAAATGGGCTATCACCGCGATAAATTAGTGGGAAAACCTGGCGAGTTCGCAATGCGGGGAGATATTATTGATATCTTCCCCCTCGATACGGAAAATCCGGTTCGGATTGAACTCTTTGATACAGAGGTTGATGCAATCCGTTCATTTGAGGCTGATACGCAACGGAGCATTGAAAATCTCGAGAGTGTCGACCTCATGCCAGCAACCGATTTATTAGCGAATACGGCACAACTTGAAATGGCCGGAGAAGCACTGCAAGTCGATTATCAGCAAGCAGCAGCTAAGCTAACGGTCAAAGATGATCAAAAGGCGTTAGCCGTGAACTTTGAAACCCCGATTAGTCGGTTGTTGGCGGGCGAGCGTTTTGAAAATTTGGCGCTTTTTGTCGATTATCTTTACCCCGATCATACGAGTTTAATTGATTACTTTAAGAATAGTGGGTTAGTGATTTTTGATGATTACCCCCGCATTCAAGAAACCCAACGCGTCTTAGCGGAAGAAGCCGCTAATTGGCAGACTGAGATGTTAGGCAGTCGCCGGTTATTACCGGCGCAAAAACTATTGGTTGATGTCCACAGTTTAATGAAGCAAGATCAACACGCCCATTTATATTTATCCTTATTCCAAAAGGGAATGGGACAATTAAAATTGGATACGTTAGGCAATATGCCCACGCGGAATGTCCAGCAATTCTTTAGCCAAATGCCTTTATTAAAAACGGAAATGAGTCGTTGGCAAAAGCAACAGCAAACTGTCGTTGTTTTAGTATCAGATGCCAAACGGGTGAAGAAGATTGACCAAACCTTCCACGATTTTGAGATTGAAGCGACGGTCACGACCAAAACCAAATTGGTGGCGGGGCAGATTCAAATTGTCCAAGGGTCATTGCAAAATGGTTTTGAGTTACCAGATTTAAAATTAGTCGTTCTGACTGAAAAAGAATTATTTAATACCGCCCCCAAAAAGAAGGTGCGCCGGCAAACGTTAGCCAATGCGGAACGCTTAAAGAGTTATAGCGAATTAAAACCGGGCGATTATGTCGTGCATGTCAATCACGGGATTGGTGAATACGTTGGGATGGAGACCTTAGAAGTTGACGGTGTCCATCAGGATTACATTACCATCTTGTATCGAGATAATGGGAAGTTATTCATCCCGGTGACGCAATTGGACATGGTGCAAAAATACGTCTCAGCCGAATCCAAAACACCTAAGATTAATAAATTAGGTGGCGCGGAATGGCAAAAGACGAAGAGTAAGGTTTCCGCTAAAATTGAAGATATAGCGGATGATTTAATCGAATTGTACGCGCAACGGGAAGCCGAAAAGGGTTATGCCTTTCCTAAAGATGATCAATTACAAGCTGATTTTGAAAATCAATTTGCGTACCCAGAAACGGATGATCAATTACGCAGTACAGCTGAGATTAAGCACGATATGGAAAAAGTTCGGCCAATGGACCGTTTACTAGTCGGCGATGTGGGCTTTGGGAAAACCGAAGTTGCCTTACGCGCTGCGTTTAAAGCAGTTGCGGCTGGTAAACAGGTTGCTTTCCTAGTTCCGACCACGATTTTGGCGCAACAACATTACGAGAATATGTTAGCGCGGTTTGCGGATTTTCCAGTAGAAATTGGGTTATTATCCCGCTTTAAGACGCGTAAAGAAGTGACGGCCACGCTTAAAGGTTTAGAAAAAGGGCAAGTGGATATCGTCATTGGAACGCATCGGTTATTATCAAAAGATGTGGTCTTCAAGGATCTGGGCCTATTAATCGTCGATGAAGAACAACGGTTTGGGGTTAAACATAAGGAACGACTTAAACAATTAAAAGCACAAGTTGATGTGTTAACCTTAACGGCAACCCCGATTCCGCGGACGTTACACATGTCGATGTTGGGTGTGCGGGATCTTTCGGTTATTGAAACGCCCCCGACTAACCGGTATCCGATTCAAACTTATGTGATGGAACAAAATTTCGGTGCGATGCGAGAAGCGATTGAACGGGAACTGGAACGTAATGGTCAAGTCTTTTATCTGCATAATCGCGTTAGTGATATTGAACAAACCGTCGATGAGATTCAAGCGCTTGTGCCAGAAGCAACTGTCGGCTATGCGCATGGGCAAATGACAGAGGCCCAACTAGAAGGGGTCATTTACGACTTTGTTCAGGGGAAGTACGATGTGTTAGTCACAACGACGATTATTGAAACCGGGGTTGATATGCCCAACGTTAATACGATGATTGTCGAAGATGCTGATCATTACGGCTTGTCCCAACTGTATCAATTACGGGGGCGGATTGGCCGGAGTAGTCGGGTCGCTTATGGGTACTTTATGTATAAACCGGATAAGGTATTGACTGAAGTCAGCGAGAAACGTCTGCAAGCTATTAAAGACTTTACCGAGTTGGGTTCTGGCTTCAAAATTGCGATGCGTGATTTATCAATTCGAGGCGCCGGTAACTTATTAGGTAAACAACAACACGGCTTTATCGATTCAGTCGGGTTTGATTTATACTCACAAATGCTCAGTGAAGCGGTCGCTAAGAAACAAGGTAAGAAAGTGGCAGCTAAGACTAACGCCGAGATTGATTTGAAGCTCGAAGCTTACTTGCCGGATGATTATATCAATGATCAACGGCAAAAAATTGAAATTTACAAACGAATTCGCCAAATGGATACAGAAGCGGCCTTTACAGAAATCCAGAGCGATTTAATTGATCGCTTTGGGGATTACCCGGTTCAAGTCGCCCATCTCTTAACAATCGGTCAATTAAAAATGAATGCCGATGATGCCCTAATCGAAACGATTAAGCAAGTCAAAGACAAGCTTCAAGTTGTCTTATCACCAAAAGGCAGTCGCTTAGTTTCTGGCGAGCAGATTTTTGAAGCCTTGTCAGCAACCCGTTTGAAGGCCACGGTGGGGTTCGAACAAGAAAAATTAAGTGTGACGTTAATTATCCAACCTAAGATGAAGACTGGCGATTGGTTACGTGAATTGGCGATTTTTGTGGAAACACTCGTTGAAATCGAAAAGCAGCAGTTGGCAAAATAA
- a CDS encoding aminoacyl-tRNA hydrolase, which yields MKMIVGLGNPGSKYAKTKHNIGFMVIDQLCEKYNVTLNKHDFEAEYGSFKYEGETILLVKPLTFMNDSGRSVGPLMSYYQVGIDELLVIQDDMDLTMGKLRLRQKGSAGGHNGIKSIIAHTKSQTFKRLKIGIQHPQKSTVVNWVLTPFDKDGAPVINQAIDQACEAIDDWCQNDDFMKTMNKFN from the coding sequence ATGAAGATGATCGTTGGTTTGGGGAATCCGGGCAGTAAATATGCTAAAACGAAACATAATATTGGCTTTATGGTAATCGACCAATTATGTGAAAAATACAACGTAACACTCAATAAACATGATTTTGAGGCCGAATATGGTAGCTTCAAATACGAAGGTGAAACCATCCTGTTAGTTAAACCGCTAACATTTATGAATGACTCTGGTCGTTCAGTTGGGCCTTTGATGAGCTACTATCAAGTTGGAATTGATGAATTATTAGTCATCCAAGATGATATGGATTTAACGATGGGCAAATTGCGCCTCCGTCAAAAGGGCTCAGCAGGTGGTCATAACGGCATTAAAAGTATTATTGCGCACACGAAGAGCCAGACCTTCAAGCGCCTTAAAATCGGGATTCAACATCCGCAAAAAAGTACGGTGGTCAATTGGGTCCTAACACCATTTGATAAAGATGGCGCACCAGTGATTAATCAAGCGATTGATCAAGCTTGCGAAGCAATCGATGATTGGTGTCAAAACGACGATTTCATGAAAACGATGAATAAATTTAATTAG